A DNA window from Argiope bruennichi chromosome X2, qqArgBrue1.1, whole genome shotgun sequence contains the following coding sequences:
- the LOC129960072 gene encoding amine sulfotransferase-like, giving the protein MSTEAKINRQNIRGLDFPCSQFFTRENIESALDYSPKDDDIIISTYPKTGTTWIQYIVYEILNDGKEPPSQTEMRRIIPYMEGSGAEIVETLPSPRVLKYHLPYSMTPHNPKTRYITIIRNPFDVVVSYYHFLRQITTVNLKFDDLLDAFVKGRCVYGDYFDHILSWYEHKNDENVLLLSFDKMKKDPRTGLLLIAKFLGLDLEGNEELIERILKHTSFGYMKANVKTMEKEDGSEKKDDRVDFFRSGGDGGKSGLMNESQEKMLRERMEEKLKGSDIQRFWN; this is encoded by the coding sequence ATGTCTACAGAAGCGAAGATAAATCGCCAAAATATTCGTGGCCTGGATTTCCCTTGTTCCCAATTTTTCACTCGAGAAAATATTGAAAGTGCTCTTGATTACTCTCCAAAGGATGATGATATCATCATTTCTACTTATCCTAAGACGGGCACCACTTGGATCCAGTACATTGTCTACGAAATTTTGAACGACGGCAAAGAACCCCCATCACAAACAGAAATGCGTCGAATAATACCTTATATGGAAGGAAGTGGCGCAGAAATAGTTGAAACACTTCCATCACCTAGAGTATTAAAGTACCACTTACCTTACAGCATGACACCACATAATCCAAAAACAAGATATATCACAATTATCCGTAATCCTTTTGATGTAGTGGTGTCTTACTACCATTTCCTGAGACAAATAACCACAGTGAACCTGAAATTCGATGATTTATTAGACGCTTTTGTGAAAGGCAGATGCGTATATGGCGATTATTTTGATCACATTTTATCGTGGTACGaacataaaaatgatgaaaatgttttgttattgtcTTTTGATAAGATGAAGAAGGATCCCCGCACTGGTTTATTATTGATAGCTAAGTTTTTGGGGCTCGATTTGGAAGGCAACGAGGAATTAATCGAACGAATTCTGAAACATACGAGCTTTGGATACATGAAAGCAAATGTTAAGACGATGGAGAAAGAAGATGGATCTGAGAAAAAAGATGATCGAGTGGATTTTTTCCGCAGTGGAGGTGATGGAGGAAAAAGTGGTCTGATGAATGAATCCCAAGAAAAAATGTTAAGGGAAAGAATGGAAGAGAAATTAAAAGGATCTGATATTCAACGTTTTTGGAATTGa